One segment of Lachancea thermotolerans CBS 6340 chromosome E complete sequence DNA contains the following:
- the GTB1 gene encoding Gtb1p (similar to uniprot|Q04924 Saccharomyces cerevisiae YDR221W Hypothetical ORF) yields the protein MPALAYYAVALCCTFAGARQVNGVPGSLQHLYEPMQTDPTKWACLGDPSIVLNYTQINDDFCDCPDGSDEPGTSACGALSRYYCENKGFAPKFVAGFKVNDGVCDCCDCSDENENIRSALSSDNCSQLRAQFERALKEELNEQELGSQALKMLEREYGIYAEETPLEDKKGALRKAKSETGESKEALEACVNELAQAKETYKDTLQRENPLLLQLEEIDLQYVTSVIHSLFAKAESTSRAREALVKILDDLRNGYNKNLNDEVVNRNVKTYTDYAPTEHEELNSSPSLDRTQREQINAYLNEELPDMFLRGSTHIPPAAIVGKFSMARTLIKVRAKQQKKDKETLEFFTKIMDDVSQNYNVNFQDSSVKASVISYRDFLAKNPHLFEPLDIPSEFTEKMNTLEELLNDVSTKILTPSAQSQGFLGVSFDDLAQKLRSFFGDQTNSLEQLKSAIVSLEQKCSTLRTEYRSQLQNFKLLESQVIENDSSSNSVNSETFKAMDELLSKLSPSCVEQKIDNYIYQICLNQEDGVVFQREDKPAGNSVLIGRFAGFSFDAKSTWDRYMDDLRIKYSESDLVSHLESDLDNFHTEWLVGNLPEKNSGLVVDYKQGDRCWNGPSRSARLYFECSDDFKLKSVQEPTRCHYAFHLSGPLGCSTDFAYAAPDWF from the coding sequence ATGCCAGCCTTAGCGTATTACGCTGTTGCCTTATGTTGCACCTTCGCTGGGGCGCGTCAGGTAAATGGAGTTCCTGGCTCTCTACAACATTTATATGAGCCAATGCAGACGGACCCTACTAAATGGGCTTGTCTTGGTGATCCTTCCATTGTTCTAAACTATACTCAAATCAATGATGACTTTTGTGACTGTCCAGACGGATCTGATGAACCTGGGACTAGTGCATGCGGCGCATTGTCCCGCTACTATTGTGAGAACAAGGGATTTGCACCCAAGTTCGTTGCCGGGTTCAAGGTCAACGATGGTGTCTGCGATTGTTGCGACTGTTCTGACGAGAATGAAAACATCAGAAGCGCCCTGAGCAGTGATAACTGCTCACAACTTCGAGCCCAGTTCGAGAGagccttgaaagaagaactgaacGAACAAGAACTCGGTTCGCAGGCCCTAAAGATGCTGGAGCGTGAATACGGCATATATGCAGAAGAAACGCCtcttgaagacaaaaaggGAGCTCTTCGAAAGGCGAAGTCTGAAACGGGGGAATCTAAGGAGGCTCTAGAAGCTTGTGTCAATGAGTTAGCTCAGGCTAAAGAAACGTACAAGGACACGTTGCAAAGGGAGAACCCTCTGCTTTTACAGTTAGAGGAGATAGATCTTCAATACGTCACTTCTGTTATTCACTCGCTTTTCGCGAAGGCAGAATCAACATCTAGAGCCCGTGAAGCCCTTGTTAAAATACTTGATGATCTTCGCAATGGATacaacaaaaacttgaatgATGAAGTAGTGAACCGGAATGTCAAGACGTATACCGATTACGCCCCTACTGAGCATGAGGAGCTCAACTCAAGCCCTAGTCTTGATAGAACACAGCGCGAACAAATCAACGCCTATCTTAACGAAGAGCTTCCTGACATGTTCCTAAGAGGGTCGACTCATATCCCGCCAGCAGCAATAGTGGGCAAATTTTCTATGGCGAGAACTCTGATCAAAGTTCGCGCTAAACAACAGAAAAAGGACAAGGAGACTCTTGAATTCTTCACTAAGATTATGGACGATGTCTCGCAGAATTACAATGTTAACTTCCAAGACTCTAGCGTCAAAGCATCTGTCATATCTTACAGAGATTTTTTAGCTAAAAACCCGCACTTATTTGAACCTCTCGACATACCCAGTGAGTTTACCGAGAAAATGAACAcacttgaagagcttttgaacgATGTATCTACCAAGATTCTCACGCCCTCGGCTCAGTCACAAGGCTTTCTAGGAGTCAGTTTTGACGAtttggctcaaaaactgcgCAGCTTTTTTGGAGATCAGACTAACAGTTTGGAACAACTCAAGTCTGCTATTGTCTCATTAGAACAAAAGTGCTCTACTTTAAGAACTGAGTACAGGTCACAATTGCAGAActtcaagcttctcgaaTCACAAGTCATTGAAAATGATTCGTCCTCGAACAGTGTTAACTCTGagactttcaaagcaatGGATGAACTTCTTAGCAAACTGTCACCAAGCTGCGTGGAACAGAAAATTGACAACTACATATACCAGATCTGTTTGAACCAAGAAGATGGGgtggtttttcaaagagaggATAAGCCAGCTGGAAATAGCGTGCTTATTGGGCGGTTTGCTGGGTTTAGTTTCGATGCCAAATCTACCTGGGATCGCTACATGGATGACCTAAGAATCAAATATTCCGAGTCCGATCTCGTTTCGCATTTAGAGAGCGATCTCGACAACTTCCATACAGAATGGCTTGTAGGAAATTTGCCGGAAAAGAACAGTGGTCTGGTGGTTGACTACAAACAGGGCGATCGCTGCTGGAACGGGCCTTCCAGATCCGCTCGGTTATATTTTGAGTGTTCTGACGATTTTAAGCTCAAAAGTGTCCAAGAACCCACCAGGTGTCACTATGCCTTCCACCTGAGCGGGCCACTTGGTTGTTCAACTGACTTTGCATATGCGGCACCTGACTGGTTTTAG
- a CDS encoding survival factor 1 family protein (similar to uniprot|Q04925 Saccharomyces cerevisiae YDR222W Protein of unknown function green fluorescent protein (GFP)-fusion protein localizes to the cytoplasm in a punctate pattern) — MGSSSHFTSIKSCSIDEQNHKPVNDVTDLKWQTIGSEKSADGMKHTIPLLNPSHLLKKGADTTVETQTLYFADLISGNCGFVQLLYSNVLDNLYKSVQLNLKLFSCQNEDKKSDLWETFKIEHISRFTEYRVESEHFVYELTPTDNEHEGFGKLVLVAKSLRSHSGKLFDIDLSASFRNGFKVDPDGSSVYLDKHKKSRKIMRHVFVPKSTFSGSFKTEQGNSPAQCVFDAVPSLFIEAVQGLSPNKAASRWNFACFLSRELGFVCMEFTTTANYGKTTVTVSGLGSHEGVTAVYASSDPDPESHVVHLTSIRDNDSNWEYPSAIKVPVEGSSQCLEIDSLRLVNRYDILSELPGVVRKIVQSIAGIKPYLYQYCQRASFRGQEGVAIVESTFITTHD; from the coding sequence ATGGGCTCTAGCTCACACTTTActtcaatcaaaagctGCTCCATAGATGAGCAGAACCATAAACCTGTCAACGATGTTACAGACCTAAAATGGCAAACCATTGGAAGCGAGAAATCCGCTGACGGAATGAAGCACACAATTCCTTTGCTAAATCCTAGTCACCTCCTGAAAAAGGGGGCCGACACGACAGTTGAAACACAAACGCTGTATTTCGCCGATCTCATCAGCGGCAATTGCGGCTTCGTCCAGCTCCTATACTCTAACGTTTTGGACAACTTGTACAAAAGTGTCCAGCTcaatttgaagcttttcagctGCCAAAATGAAGACAAGAAATCCGATTTGTGGGAAACTTTTAAAATCGAGCATATTTCGCGTTTTACAGAATATCGAGTTGAGTCCGAGCACTTTGTATATGAGCTGACGCCTACTGACAACGAGCACGAGGGATTTGGAAAGCTGGTACTTGTTGCTAAGAGCCTCAGGTCTCATTCTGGAAAATTGTTTGACATTGATTTGAGCGCGTCGTTTAGAAACGGTTTTAAGGTTGATCCAGATGGCTCGAGCGTATACCTTGACAAGCACAAGAAGAGTCGCAAAATAATGCGGCACGTGTTCGTTCCCAAGAGCACCTTTTCCGgctctttcaagactgAACAAGGGAATTCTCCGGCACAATGCGTGTTCGACGCAGTGCCAAGCCTTTTCATTGAGGCTGTGCAGGGTCTTAGCCCCAACAAGGCGGCTAGCCGTTGGAACTTCGCGTGCTTTCTTAGCAGAGAACTTGGTTTTGTGTGCATGGAGTTCACTACGACTGCCAACTACGGAAAAACAACGGTAACCGTAAGCGGACTCGGTAGCCATGAAGGAGTGACCGCAGTGTATGCGTCAAGCGATCCGGATCCTGAAAGTCACGTTGTACATCTCACTTCAATTAGGGATAATGACAGCAACTGGGAATACCCAAGCGCCATCAAGGTTCCAGTTGAGGGTTCCTCGCAGTGCCTTGAGATTGACTCGCTGCGGTTGGTCAACCGGTATGATATCCTTAGTGAACTTCCAGGTGTTGTTAGAAAGATAGTTCAGAGCATTGCTGGTATCAAGCCGTACCTCTACCAGTACTGTCAAAGAGCGTCTTTTCgcggccaagaaggagtCGCAATTGTAGAGAGCACCTTCATTACGACCCATGACTGA
- a CDS encoding KLTH0E10098p (weakly similar to uniprot|P39520 Saccharomyces cerevisiae YLR223C IFH1 Essential protein with a highly acidic N-terminal domain IFH1 exhibits genetic interactions with FHL1 overexpression interferes with silencing at telomeres and HM loci potential Cdc28p substrate) — protein sequence MAGKSPRKGGMAAGKQPSNLKKLKNRNVGGKSAPVLSGTSLHARPRRFSLLYSSDSSLSALSDLESHKKTGFKNPHLSKKSKRGVGNELGKRGKLISEAAISSGSSSSSDYDAVNDETDSGSEDAIEDNDDDDGGNDDSSSGSSSSDDDVDFVKLSAERKKRAMRAMSALKRGKSPKKSDVSNTPVLKAPSDKPDSDEEDSADEDSAVFSHKRHPEEKSDSESTKEDASDEDLGEEVKESSSASGKALASKTAPVDQLNVPQISESEDSDYEIDHDAYIKSIQFDEEDVVGLDTGLDTGEDDVPILDEEEQNIVLELENDDELSFEGSIHEEGEDPAENEQEGDGEDFKDNSQLYNEFDDDDDDEIMSDFDEPFYEDPKFANLYYCAGSDQPLSLSTSLPLILNDEKRRNLDKKQTKKREREELIRRRKLSRKLDKERRQKSAATDLGNEEYLFGVFFRSDEEKPKESNLESPLRQLGSAAASEEDYSSEEEYENILLDIAHMPTDDESLDGIVDDDEIDDDDDDDDDDDVSISDVFIDIDDLDPDSFYFQYESSDGGEAEGTKDTDKGDGNKLEGPDDNSLVETVIYIDGESTDEDETLPPPNTRNKRIGSKAKEVVSANVVGLKPPKLGTWETDNKPFSIIDGLSTKSLYPLVPEQQLLEQQQFQQQQLAVNESNGVSGEKEELTLNELLNMSELDDEEGPANAGGDQLASEWYEKPKVPLSAFRNKGVDVNREEEYMLPVFSARKCPIGYVGSERTRRKIDKMKELQKKKSEERKKLKKKKKLLKIKRERERLEKEKERNDAIVPSEDQMRIANGDSIGVPKIEEVSGTGEKNDLISDDTKDTAEGMDLDDINKLLNRTDSELVAHDGNDIDLIGTEDADILATLTAPVDVDPVNDKYMTTGAVWRRRQSVVEAAAKNLRFTKSGLFSESALADLEQIIGNSASSVIEFSDVLQ from the coding sequence ATGGCTGGTAAGAGCCCCCGAAAAGGCGGAATGGCGGCCGGAAAGCAGCCTtcgaacttgaagaaactgaaaaacagGAATGTGGGCGGCAAGTCAGCACCCGTACTTTCAGGGACTAGCCTCCACGCGAGGCCGCGACGGTTCAGTTTACTATACTCATCGGACTCGTCGCTAAGTGCCCTTTCTGACTTAGAAAGCCACAAGAAAAcaggtttcaaaaaccctCACCTGAGCAAAAAATCAAAGCGTGGTGTAGGAAATGAGCTGGGAAAGCGAGGCAAGCTGATATCGGAAGCAGCCATATCTTCTGGCAGCAGCTCATCGTCAGACTACGATGCGGTGAACGACGAGACTGACAGCGGTAGCGAAGATGCCATCGAAGATAacgatgacgatgatgGCGGGAACGATGATTCCAGTTCGGGGTCTAGTTCCAGTGACGACGACGTTGACTTTGTGAAGCTGAGCGCAGAAAGAAAGAAGCGGGCCATGCGGGCCATGAGCGCTTTAAAAAGAGGAAAGTCGCCCAAGAAAAGCGACGTGAGTAACACCCCAGTTCTCAAGGCTCCATCTGACAAACCGGACTCAGACGAAGAAGATTCAGCGGACGAAGATTCAGCGGTATTTAGTCACAAGAGGCACCCTGAAGAAAAGTCAGACAGCGAGAGCACAAAAGAGGACGCCAGCGACGAAGATTTGGGGGAAGAAGTTAAGGAGAGCAGCTCAGCATCCGGGAAAGCCCTTGCTTCTAAAACGGCGCCCGTTGACCAGCTCAACGTTCCTCAGATTTCTGAGAGCGAAGATTCAGACTATGAAATAGATCATGACGCATATATCAAGAGCATCCAATTCGATGAGGAAGACGTAGTGGGACTTGACACTGGTTTGGACACAGGAGAAGACGATGTGCCCatacttgatgaagaggaacaAAATATTGTTTTGGAGTTGGAGAACGACGACGAACTTTCATTTGAAGGTAGTATTCACGAGGAAGGAGAGGACCCCGCGGAAAATGAGCAAGAGGGTGATGGTgaagatttcaaagataaCAGTCAGCTTTACAATGAATTcgatgatgacgatgacgatgaaatAATGAGCGATTTTGATGAACCTTTCTACGAAGACCCCAAGTTTGCGAACCTCTACTACTGTGCGGGGAGCGATCAGCCACTATCCCTCAGCACTTCCTTGCCTCTTATACTGAACGATGAAAAACGGAGAAACTTGGATAAAAAGCAAACAAAGAAGCGTGAGCGCGAAGAACTTATTCGCCGTCGCAAGCTCTCTAGAAAGTTGGACAAAGAGAGGAGACAAAAATCTGCTGCTACCGACCTGGGGAATGAAGAGTATTTGTTTGGAGTATTTTTTCGCAGCGATGAGGAGAAGCCCAAAGAAAGCAATTTGGAATCACCCTTGCGCCAGCTCggttcagcagctgcatcAGAAGAGGATTATTCGAGTGAAGAGGAATACGAAAACATTCTTCTTGACATAGCTCATATGCCTACGGATGACGAAAGTTTGGACGGTATAgtcgacgacgacgaaatagacgatgatgatgatgatgatgatgatgacgatgTCAGCATATCTGACGTGTTTATTGACATCGACGATCTTGACCCAGACTCATTCTATTTTCAATATGAAAGCTCCGATGGCGGTGAGGCAGAAGGCACAAAGGATACAGACAAAGGGGACGGTAACAAACTCGAGGGCCCGGACGACAACAGTTTAGTTGAGACGGTTATTTACATTGATGGCGAATCAACAGATGAAGACGAGACGCTCCCACCTCCCAACACACGGAACAAACGGATTGGGTCtaaagccaaagaagtTGTTAGCGCCAATGTTGTGGGACTTAAGCCTCCTAAGCTTGGTACTTGGGAAACTGACAATAAACCTTTCAGTATCATTGACGGCCTTTCCACCAAATCCCTCTACCCGCTCGTTCCAGAGCAGCAACTTTtggagcagcagcagtttcagcaacaacagctgGCAGTTAATGAGTCAAACGGTGTTAGCGGCGAAAAGGAAGAGTTAACCCTTAATGAGCTTCTTAACATGAGTGAACTTGATGACGAGGAAGGCCCCGCTAATGCAGGAGGGGACCAACTTGCCTCTGAATGGTATGAAAAACCAAAGGTGCCTCTCTCAGCATTCCGGAACAAAGGTGTAGATGTTAATCGCGAAGAGGAGTACATGCTTCCTGTTTTTTCAGCCAGAAAGTGTCCAATTGGGTACGTGGGCAGCGAAAGAACCAGAAGGAAAATCGATAAGATGAAAGAgctgcaaaagaagaagagcgaaGAGagaaaaaagctcaagaaaaagaagaaactgctcaaaatcaagagagAACGGGAACGTctggaaaaagagaaagagcgTAATGACGCCATCGTTCCTTCTGAAGATCAGATGCGCATTGCAAACGGGGACAGCATTGGTGttccaaaaattgaagagGTTTCTGGAACAGGAGAAAAAAATGACCTCATTTCGGATGATACTAAGGATACCGCAGAGGGCATGGACCTTGACGACATTAATAAGCTGCTCAATCGCACAGACAGCGAATTGGTGGCGCATGATGGCAATGATATAGATTTGATTGGCACCGAAGACGCAGATATCTTAGCCACACTTACAGCGCCAGTGGATGTCGATCCCGTGAATGACAAATACATGACTACAGGTGCTGTGTGGAGGAGGCGCCAGAGCGTCGTTGAAGCAGCGGCTAAAAATCTTCGTTTCACTAAGAGTGGCTTGTTCAGCGAAAGTGCCTTGGCTGATCTTGAACAAATCATAGGGAATTCTGCAAGCTCAGTTATAGAATTCAGCGACGTTCTGCAATAG